One genomic window of Nakamurella panacisegetis includes the following:
- a CDS encoding lipopolysaccharide biosynthesis protein, protein MSAVIDVQPGSTHEHEQARSGMLGDGLALGASALLTAGAGMVGWLLAARLLTASEVGATSSFVNSFILVAAIAELGLGPALLRWLPLSGGRTADLLKRVYLLVSVVAVAVGVGWLVLAGGSVTAAVPVVGGLLFVLASLGWTLFQLQDLVLTGVGAARWVPLENLLFSAARIVLLLLLGPSLGAKGLVLSWVIPTLVGVVVVNLALVVKGRSRPATDGVLPTRREVVKLVGPTYPATVFLAVLYNVVPLVVSARYGSALGAVFFIVWTGLNALDLAATGFVNAMVIRLARFSSDSRRLIRESILRSLAIFLPLLAVGFLLSHWVLGWFGPTYAAVGTDLLRVILIAFPARLMVVLVTGAHLAAGRGTVVALLQGLNAAGMMAVISLMPTPDLVWIGYGFLAIQAVIAAAGLLDLRRRSVLAGPGLDAAAVGSELSMINVQAHQEEVFTISVPPAAVSSAVEVLSGTGIRPAQPESTPPTGRSRHARPAAAGATSDVRAWLPILLAAAAVVMWFCGLRAVGPQQLHGLGLIAVLSPLTIAAYPVLVASAVLELFAGRRRTWVLTLMTLAALLLIYGLQPMIEQAARLPVGWLHAGFANYIGANGQILSNFDTRFSWPGFFAVAAFIGRAAGISDVSVMLAWAPVVLTGLATLGMRSIATAVFGHRRIAWVATWLFLLGNWSEQDYFSPQGTAFILLIGALAVTLKYLVRPGIISGGRVRLRDRVVPENSPRTRLFAQAVVVLLATALAPTHQLTPFVLIGMLALLVLWGRLYSTWLPIFAALPALAWFALGAKQFWVGQLSLITSSIGDVNGSVTQGIGQRLDGDSGHQLMVYLRIGLTCLLAVLALIGFIVLRRRGVRTWVLPVLGVSSFGLAVLQPYGGEVFMRCFLFALPWFAIGAAIALDALAGTARAKGRVRRLTAVGVVLAGIMLSTVSARGGNDAYVSVTTADVNAIHYVYAHAAAGDSVISALWYEPLRSDRVGDLTQISTDELATAANPCTTEAQITACLVAAAPNYILINPQQEAAGEILNGLAPGWSGRVLTALETKSGYRVAFEQDDAIVLQRKATG, encoded by the coding sequence GTGAGTGCGGTCATCGATGTGCAGCCGGGGTCGACCCACGAGCACGAGCAGGCCAGATCCGGAATGCTGGGCGACGGGCTTGCGCTGGGCGCCAGTGCGCTGCTGACGGCCGGGGCGGGCATGGTCGGATGGCTGCTCGCCGCGCGGTTGCTGACCGCATCCGAGGTCGGTGCCACCTCGTCGTTCGTCAACTCCTTCATCCTGGTAGCGGCCATCGCCGAGCTCGGCCTCGGCCCGGCGTTGCTGCGATGGCTGCCGCTTTCCGGGGGCCGGACGGCAGATCTGCTCAAGCGGGTCTACCTCCTTGTCTCGGTGGTCGCCGTCGCCGTTGGCGTCGGTTGGCTGGTGCTGGCCGGCGGTTCCGTGACCGCGGCGGTCCCGGTGGTGGGAGGCCTGCTCTTCGTCCTGGCCAGTTTGGGCTGGACCCTTTTTCAGCTCCAGGACCTGGTACTGACCGGAGTCGGAGCGGCCCGTTGGGTCCCGTTGGAGAACCTGCTCTTCAGTGCGGCCCGCATCGTTCTCCTGTTGCTGCTCGGACCCTCGCTCGGGGCCAAGGGACTGGTTCTGTCCTGGGTGATCCCGACCCTGGTCGGAGTGGTCGTGGTCAACCTGGCGCTGGTGGTCAAGGGCCGCTCGCGCCCAGCGACCGACGGCGTCCTGCCCACCCGACGGGAAGTCGTCAAGCTGGTCGGGCCGACGTATCCGGCCACGGTCTTCTTGGCCGTCCTGTACAACGTCGTCCCGTTGGTCGTCTCTGCGCGCTACGGATCCGCGCTGGGAGCTGTCTTCTTCATCGTCTGGACGGGCCTGAACGCGCTGGACCTCGCGGCGACCGGCTTCGTCAACGCCATGGTGATCCGGCTGGCCCGGTTCAGCTCCGACTCGCGCCGGCTGATCAGGGAGTCGATCCTCCGCTCGCTCGCGATCTTCCTGCCGCTGCTGGCCGTCGGATTCCTGCTGTCGCACTGGGTGCTCGGCTGGTTCGGTCCCACCTACGCGGCCGTCGGCACCGACCTCCTGCGAGTGATCTTGATTGCCTTCCCGGCGCGACTGATGGTGGTGCTGGTCACGGGCGCGCACCTCGCCGCTGGTCGCGGCACGGTGGTGGCTCTGCTGCAGGGCCTGAATGCCGCTGGCATGATGGCCGTGATCAGCTTGATGCCAACGCCGGACCTCGTGTGGATCGGCTACGGGTTTCTGGCCATCCAGGCGGTCATCGCCGCAGCCGGTCTACTGGATCTCCGCCGGCGTTCGGTGCTGGCCGGCCCCGGCCTGGACGCCGCGGCGGTGGGCTCGGAACTGTCGATGATCAACGTGCAGGCGCACCAGGAGGAGGTTTTCACCATTTCCGTTCCCCCCGCCGCGGTGTCGTCCGCCGTCGAAGTGTTGTCCGGGACCGGGATCCGGCCGGCGCAACCCGAATCGACCCCACCGACGGGCCGGAGTCGCCACGCGCGCCCGGCGGCGGCCGGTGCGACATCTGACGTTCGGGCGTGGCTTCCGATTCTCCTGGCGGCCGCGGCCGTCGTGATGTGGTTCTGCGGCCTCCGGGCGGTGGGACCACAGCAGCTGCACGGTCTCGGCCTGATCGCCGTGCTCTCGCCCCTGACCATCGCCGCGTATCCGGTGCTCGTCGCATCGGCCGTGCTCGAACTGTTCGCCGGCCGCCGTCGCACCTGGGTGCTGACCTTGATGACGCTGGCCGCCCTGCTGTTGATCTACGGCCTGCAGCCGATGATCGAGCAGGCGGCGCGGCTGCCCGTCGGCTGGTTGCACGCCGGCTTCGCCAACTACATCGGGGCCAACGGCCAGATCCTCTCCAACTTCGATACCCGGTTCTCCTGGCCCGGATTCTTCGCGGTCGCCGCCTTCATCGGACGCGCCGCCGGCATCTCGGATGTGTCCGTCATGCTCGCCTGGGCGCCGGTGGTGCTCACCGGGTTGGCCACGCTCGGTATGCGGAGCATCGCCACCGCGGTGTTCGGTCATCGTCGAATCGCCTGGGTGGCCACCTGGTTGTTCCTTCTGGGCAACTGGTCGGAGCAGGACTATTTCTCCCCCCAGGGCACCGCCTTCATCCTGTTGATCGGGGCACTGGCCGTCACGTTGAAGTATCTCGTCCGGCCGGGAATCATCTCCGGCGGCCGAGTGCGGCTCCGGGACCGCGTGGTGCCCGAGAACTCCCCCCGCACCCGCCTTTTCGCGCAGGCCGTGGTGGTCCTCCTGGCCACCGCTCTTGCCCCGACCCATCAGCTGACGCCGTTCGTTCTGATCGGGATGTTGGCCCTGCTGGTGCTGTGGGGACGGCTCTACAGCACGTGGCTCCCCATCTTCGCCGCCCTGCCCGCCCTGGCCTGGTTCGCGCTGGGCGCGAAGCAGTTCTGGGTCGGCCAGCTCAGCCTGATCACCTCCTCCATCGGCGACGTCAACGGTTCGGTCACCCAGGGCATCGGGCAGCGGCTCGACGGAGATTCCGGCCATCAGCTGATGGTCTACCTGCGGATCGGTCTGACCTGTCTGCTGGCCGTCTTGGCGCTGATCGGGTTCATCGTGCTTCGCCGGCGGGGCGTGCGTACCTGGGTGCTACCGGTTCTGGGCGTGAGTTCGTTCGGGCTCGCGGTGCTGCAACCGTACGGCGGCGAAGTCTTCATGCGCTGCTTCCTGTTCGCTCTGCCGTGGTTCGCCATCGGCGCGGCCATCGCTCTGGATGCCCTGGCCGGTACGGCCCGGGCGAAGGGGCGGGTCCGGCGTCTTACCGCGGTGGGGGTGGTGCTCGCCGGAATCATGCTGAGCACGGTGTCGGCCCGCGGCGGCAATGATGCGTACGTGTCCGTCACCACCGCCGACGTGAATGCCATTCACTACGTGTATGCGCACGCCGCCGCCGGGGACAGCGTGATCAGCGCGCTGTGGTACGAGCCGTTGCGTTCGGATCGAGTGGGAGACCTGACCCAGATCAGCACCGACGAGCTGGCGACCGCCGCCAACCCGTGCACGACGGAGGCGCAGATCACCGCTTGCCTGGTCGCGGCGGCACCGAACTACATCCTGATCAATCCGCAGCAGGAGGCGGCCGGCGAGATCCTCAACGGGCTGGCCCCGGGCTGGTCAGGGCGCGTACTCACCGCGCTGGAAACCAAGAGCGGATATCGTGTGGCTTTCGAGCAGGACGATGCGATCGTTCTCCAGCGGAAGGCCACGGGCTGA
- a CDS encoding glycosyltransferase family 2 protein: MTGPLVSICIPAYQAERHLRHTLRRVLNQTADSFEVVVLDNATTDGTAEILRDHADPRMRVVRNSEVLPLVDNWNRLLSLAEGTLVKVVCADDLIRPDAVERQQRILMSRPDVSLVASRRHLVDDDGVIVALDRGLAGLFGPQDSQKVVRNVVRNGGNPLGETAGAMFRRADFERVGGFDGRLLFPMDLDLWIKLLKLGSFFGHSESLAAFRVSRTSLSARVSRVQYQEQGLLIQQVIRDPHWQIRRWDTTVSAVGAPLAGLRRALLFGATRLGATL; encoded by the coding sequence GTGACCGGTCCCCTCGTCTCGATCTGCATTCCGGCCTACCAGGCCGAACGACACCTGCGACACACCCTGCGCCGGGTACTCAACCAGACGGCCGACAGCTTCGAGGTCGTCGTACTCGACAATGCCACGACCGACGGCACGGCCGAGATCCTGCGCGATCACGCCGATCCCAGAATGCGCGTGGTACGAAATTCTGAGGTCCTTCCGTTGGTGGACAACTGGAATCGGCTCCTGAGCCTGGCCGAAGGAACTCTGGTCAAGGTCGTGTGCGCGGACGATCTCATACGGCCCGATGCCGTCGAGCGGCAACAGCGGATTCTGATGTCCCGCCCGGATGTGTCGTTGGTGGCCAGCCGACGGCACCTGGTCGATGACGACGGAGTCATCGTCGCCCTCGACCGCGGTCTGGCCGGGCTCTTCGGGCCCCAGGACAGTCAGAAGGTCGTGCGCAATGTCGTCCGAAACGGCGGGAACCCGCTGGGTGAAACCGCGGGAGCGATGTTTCGCCGAGCGGACTTCGAGCGGGTCGGCGGCTTCGACGGGCGCCTGTTGTTCCCGATGGACCTCGACCTGTGGATCAAGCTCCTCAAGCTCGGGTCCTTCTTCGGGCACAGCGAATCGCTGGCGGCCTTCCGGGTCAGCCGGACGTCCCTGTCGGCCCGCGTGAGTCGAGTGCAATATCAGGAGCAGGGACTGCTGATCCAGCAGGTGATCCGCGATCCGCATTGGCAGATCCGCCGGTGGGACACGACCGTCTCGGCCGTCGGTGCGCCGCTCGCCGGGCTGCGCAGAGCCCTGCTGTTCGGGGCCACGAGGCTCGGCGCCACGCTCTGA
- a CDS encoding glycosyltransferase family 2 protein, protein MTRTARPTVSIIVPVKNEAHNLRVVLPTLPKVHEVILVDAHSVDGTVETAREVLPGIRVVNQTRKGKGNALACGFLAASGDIIVMFDGDGSADPAEIPAFVDALVAGADFAKGSRFADGGGSDDITPLRRAGNSALHAVANTAFRTRFSDLCYGYNAFWRDLVPVLDLPAIDLPVPSGEMIWGDGFEIETVINCRMAAAGVRITEVPSVEKRRIFGESNLRTFADGTRVLRTIFAERRRLSAANRVRTTGLHLDFKPQRALLAPRTDLFQPRVDLLAIQDSA, encoded by the coding sequence ATGACCCGGACAGCTCGACCAACGGTGAGCATCATCGTTCCCGTCAAGAACGAGGCGCACAATCTGCGTGTTGTCCTCCCGACCCTCCCGAAGGTTCACGAGGTCATCCTCGTTGACGCCCATTCGGTCGACGGAACGGTGGAGACGGCCCGCGAGGTCCTACCCGGCATCCGCGTCGTCAACCAGACCCGCAAGGGCAAGGGCAATGCCCTGGCCTGCGGATTCCTGGCCGCCAGCGGCGACATCATCGTCATGTTCGACGGTGACGGTTCGGCCGATCCGGCCGAGATCCCCGCTTTCGTCGACGCACTGGTCGCCGGCGCCGACTTCGCGAAGGGCTCCCGCTTCGCCGACGGTGGCGGAAGCGACGACATCACGCCGCTTCGACGGGCCGGCAACTCGGCTCTTCATGCGGTCGCCAACACCGCGTTCCGCACCCGCTTCTCCGACCTCTGCTACGGCTACAACGCCTTCTGGCGCGACCTGGTGCCGGTGTTGGACCTGCCGGCCATCGATCTGCCCGTGCCGTCGGGCGAGATGATCTGGGGAGACGGCTTCGAGATCGAGACGGTCATCAACTGCCGGATGGCCGCGGCCGGCGTCCGCATCACCGAGGTGCCGAGCGTCGAGAAGCGGCGGATCTTCGGAGAGAGCAACCTGCGCACCTTCGCCGATGGAACGCGCGTGCTGCGCACCATCTTCGCCGAGCGCCGCCGCCTGTCCGCTGCGAACCGTGTCCGGACCACCGGACTGCACCTGGACTTCAAGCCCCAGCGAGCCCTCCTGGCCCCGCGCACCGATCTGTTCCAGCCGCGCGTGGACCTACTGGCGATCCAGGACTCGGCATGA
- a CDS encoding glutamate-1-semialdehyde 2,1-aminomutase, which produces MTPASRPPDSPKPALPQQRSDRLGPRFGFAESNRAQRRLHELVPGGAHTYARGSDQYADGRAPVLTRGLGARVWDVDGNCYVEYGMGLRAVTLGHAYPQVVKAVTEAIGLGTNFTRPTVLEEAAAQDFLDNVPFADMVKFAKNGSDVTTAALRLARAATGRSLVAVADQPFFSVDDWFIGTTGMDAGIPASVTDLTLRFTYNDLESLRALFAGHPDGIAAVFMEAATATAEPAPGFLQGVRRLCDEHGTVLVFDEMITGFRWAAGGAQSVYGVAPDLSCWGKAMGNGFPISALAGRRDLMELGGLRTDADRVFLLSTTHGPETAGLAAFRAVVRAYRDTDPVAAMERAGTMLARGVAELAADAGLSDQIGTTGRPSCLIYTTRDADGAPSQAYRTLFLQELVERGVLGQSFVTSAAHTDADVDHTLWAVQQALPAYRRALEQGGVHGVLRGRPVAPALRRSAAPRREA; this is translated from the coding sequence ATGACGCCGGCTTCCCGGCCGCCGGATTCCCCGAAACCGGCGTTGCCGCAGCAACGCTCGGACCGGCTCGGTCCGCGCTTCGGCTTCGCCGAGTCCAATCGGGCCCAGCGACGGCTGCACGAGCTGGTCCCCGGCGGCGCGCACACCTACGCCCGCGGCAGCGACCAGTACGCCGACGGACGCGCCCCGGTGCTGACCCGCGGGCTCGGAGCGCGGGTCTGGGACGTCGACGGCAACTGCTACGTCGAGTACGGCATGGGTTTGCGGGCGGTCACCCTCGGACACGCCTACCCCCAGGTGGTCAAGGCAGTGACCGAGGCGATCGGGCTGGGTACCAACTTCACCCGCCCGACCGTCCTGGAAGAGGCTGCGGCGCAGGACTTCCTGGACAACGTGCCGTTCGCCGACATGGTGAAATTCGCCAAGAACGGCTCCGATGTCACCACCGCAGCGCTCCGGCTCGCCCGCGCGGCCACTGGCCGGAGCCTGGTCGCGGTCGCCGACCAGCCGTTCTTCTCGGTCGACGACTGGTTCATCGGCACCACCGGCATGGACGCCGGCATCCCGGCGTCCGTCACGGATCTGACCCTGCGGTTCACCTACAACGACCTGGAGTCCCTTCGGGCGCTGTTCGCGGGGCACCCGGACGGTATCGCCGCCGTGTTCATGGAGGCGGCCACGGCGACGGCCGAGCCGGCGCCCGGATTCCTGCAAGGGGTCCGCCGGCTGTGCGACGAGCACGGCACGGTGCTGGTCTTCGACGAGATGATCACCGGATTCCGGTGGGCGGCCGGCGGGGCCCAATCGGTGTACGGCGTGGCCCCGGATCTGTCGTGCTGGGGCAAGGCGATGGGCAACGGGTTCCCGATCTCCGCCCTCGCCGGGCGGCGGGACCTGATGGAGCTCGGGGGATTGCGTACCGACGCCGACCGGGTGTTCCTGTTGTCCACCACCCACGGCCCGGAAACGGCCGGACTGGCCGCCTTCCGGGCCGTCGTCCGGGCCTACCGGGACACCGATCCGGTGGCCGCCATGGAGCGGGCCGGGACGATGCTGGCCCGGGGGGTGGCCGAACTGGCTGCCGACGCCGGCCTGAGCGATCAGATCGGCACCACCGGTCGTCCGTCGTGCCTGATCTACACGACGCGGGATGCCGACGGAGCACCGTCGCAGGCCTACCGGACGCTGTTCCTGCAGGAACTGGTGGAGCGGGGCGTACTGGGACAATCGTTCGTCACCTCGGCCGCGCACACCGACGCCGACGTGGACCACACGCTGTGGGCCGTTCAGCAGGCGCTGCCGGCCTACCGGCGCGCGCTGGAGCAGGGCGGGGTGCACGGCGTCCTGCGCGGTCGTCCGGTGGCGCCGGCACTGCGCCGCTCGGCCGCGCCCCGTCGCGAGGCCTGA
- a CDS encoding glycoside hydrolase family 6 protein, producing MPPTASAAVVARPAALSGVLYADPSSSPAAWVAANPSDRRTAAIKTKIVGVPTARWFLQATDAQYVANYVGAAASAGRVPLLVAYDIPLRDCGSYSAGGASSSSAYQSWIRQFAAGIGRASAVVLLEPDSLYYSSCLTAAQLTERLRLLNDAVAVLRAAAPNAVVYLDGGTPVHGTTVAQMASLLKRAGVAGTRGFAVNINNFKTEDVAHNYAASLRTALTAAGVSGSHFLIDTSRNGRQIADTLWCNPSGAAVGARPAWNYGTDGLDGNVWFKHPGESDGACGSAAASTSGQFVPDLAYALATN from the coding sequence GTGCCGCCGACCGCCTCGGCCGCCGTCGTCGCTCGACCGGCTGCGCTCTCCGGTGTGCTCTATGCCGACCCGTCCAGCAGCCCGGCCGCGTGGGTGGCGGCCAATCCGTCGGATCGACGGACCGCGGCGATCAAGACCAAGATCGTGGGTGTGCCCACGGCACGTTGGTTCCTGCAGGCCACCGATGCGCAGTACGTCGCCAACTACGTGGGGGCAGCGGCGAGCGCGGGCCGCGTTCCGTTGCTGGTGGCGTACGACATTCCGTTGCGGGACTGTGGCAGCTACTCGGCGGGCGGGGCCTCGTCGTCGTCGGCCTATCAGTCATGGATCCGTCAATTCGCGGCCGGTATCGGCCGGGCATCGGCGGTCGTGCTGCTCGAACCCGATTCCCTCTACTACTCTTCGTGTCTCACGGCCGCACAACTGACCGAGCGCCTGCGACTGCTCAACGACGCCGTCGCGGTGTTGCGCGCCGCCGCTCCGAATGCCGTTGTGTACCTCGACGGCGGCACGCCGGTCCACGGCACGACGGTGGCTCAGATGGCCTCTCTGCTGAAGCGCGCCGGGGTGGCCGGTACCCGCGGATTCGCCGTGAACATCAACAACTTCAAGACCGAAGACGTGGCCCACAACTATGCGGCGTCACTGCGAACCGCGCTCACCGCGGCCGGCGTGAGTGGCTCGCATTTCCTGATCGACACCAGCCGCAACGGCCGGCAGATTGCGGACACGCTCTGGTGCAACCCGAGCGGCGCCGCGGTCGGGGCCAGGCCGGCCTGGAACTACGGCACCGACGGTCTGGACGGGAATGTGTGGTTCAAACATCCGGGCGAGTCCGACGGCGCGTGTGGCAGTGCCGCGGCGTCGACCTCCGGGCAATTCGTCCCGGACCTCGCGTACGCGTTGGCGACCAACTGA
- a CDS encoding dTDP-4-dehydrorhamnose 3,5-epimerase family protein, with the protein MQVLTSDLAGVLIFVPQVHRDDRGFFSRTFDVDVAAAHGLDGRMFRQDSQSRTIGRGALRGMHSRSGAGEAKLVRCGRGAVHDVIVDIRPDSKTFGRSLAFRLDDVEMRHLYVPTGFLHGFQVLTDAADICYRIDRPHAPNEDLAVHHADRDLAIAWPLPVGTVSARDDAAGSFAELRAQLGR; encoded by the coding sequence ATGCAGGTTCTCACCTCCGACCTGGCCGGCGTGCTGATCTTCGTCCCCCAGGTCCACCGCGACGACCGCGGCTTCTTCTCCCGCACCTTCGACGTCGACGTCGCCGCCGCACACGGGCTGGACGGGCGCATGTTCCGCCAGGACTCCCAGTCCAGGACCATCGGACGCGGAGCTCTGCGCGGGATGCACAGCCGATCCGGGGCCGGCGAGGCCAAGCTGGTCCGCTGCGGTCGCGGGGCGGTGCACGACGTCATCGTCGACATCCGCCCCGATTCGAAGACCTTCGGCCGGTCCCTGGCCTTCCGGCTCGACGACGTCGAGATGCGGCACCTTTATGTGCCGACCGGCTTCCTGCACGGCTTCCAGGTGCTGACCGACGCGGCCGACATCTGTTACCGCATCGACCGGCCGCACGCGCCGAACGAGGATCTGGCCGTCCACCACGCCGATCGCGATCTGGCCATCGCCTGGCCGCTGCCGGTGGGCACGGTCAGCGCCCGTGACGATGCGGCCGGGAGCTTCGCCGAACTCCGAGCGCAGCTCGGCCGCTAG
- a CDS encoding glycosyltransferase family 2 protein, whose product MIGSVTCSVVVCAYTLDRWDDLRASLLSVSDQSVQPDEVILVIDHNDLLLSRARTEFPGVRVMENRYRQGLSGGRNTAIAEARGDVVVFLDDDATADPGWLAALMKHYEDPAVIGVGGAAAPRWPAGRPAHLPADTEFDRGELDWVVGCTYAGQPETLTEVRNLMGCNMSMRRSVFASVGVFSEGLGRIGKVPLGCEETELCIRARQADPSARILFEPAALVHHRVTPDRVRWNYLISRCWAEGLSKAVVSRMVGQGDALSTERTYVGSVLPHAVGRELGRAVRRRRVRHLRSAGAIVIGLASTCAGYARGSMARSHGSRGSG is encoded by the coding sequence ATGATCGGGTCGGTCACCTGCAGCGTGGTGGTCTGCGCGTACACCCTGGACCGCTGGGACGATCTGCGCGCCTCCCTGCTGTCGGTGTCCGACCAGAGCGTCCAGCCGGACGAGGTGATCCTGGTGATCGACCACAACGATCTTCTCCTTTCTCGCGCGCGCACCGAGTTTCCGGGTGTCCGCGTCATGGAGAACCGTTACCGGCAGGGTCTTTCCGGTGGCCGCAACACGGCCATCGCCGAAGCGCGAGGGGATGTCGTCGTCTTTCTGGACGACGACGCGACCGCCGATCCGGGCTGGCTCGCCGCGTTGATGAAGCACTACGAGGATCCGGCCGTGATCGGCGTCGGTGGGGCGGCCGCGCCGCGCTGGCCGGCCGGGCGTCCGGCTCACCTGCCCGCAGACACCGAATTCGATCGCGGTGAGCTGGACTGGGTGGTCGGCTGCACCTACGCCGGCCAGCCGGAGACCCTGACCGAGGTGCGAAACCTGATGGGGTGCAACATGTCGATGCGCCGCTCGGTATTCGCCTCGGTGGGCGTGTTCAGCGAGGGGCTCGGCCGCATCGGCAAGGTCCCGCTCGGCTGCGAGGAGACCGAGTTGTGCATCCGGGCACGGCAGGCCGATCCGAGTGCTCGCATCCTCTTCGAGCCCGCCGCACTGGTCCACCACCGCGTCACCCCGGACCGGGTGCGGTGGAACTACCTGATCTCCCGCTGCTGGGCGGAGGGACTCTCCAAAGCCGTCGTGTCACGGATGGTGGGCCAGGGCGACGCACTGTCGACCGAGCGCACCTATGTCGGTTCGGTGCTGCCCCACGCCGTCGGCCGTGAACTGGGCCGGGCGGTGCGCCGTCGCCGCGTTCGTCACCTTCGGTCGGCCGGTGCCATCGTGATCGGCCTGGCCAGCACGTGCGCCGGATACGCCCGCGGGTCGATGGCCCGGAGCCACGGGAGCCGAGGGTCGGGATGA
- a CDS encoding class I SAM-dependent methyltransferase → MPVGRCRACTAVDPVVVLDLGTQPAADHFPLMTDPGPDAAFPLAMRLCRSCGLAQLDDDLSEADEPRAVEPEALRLQAAQAVGLVERAGLLTAARTVAEFGSPHGGSVVPLFTARGLTEVPGGPADVVFDSFGMMHEADQADAVGRRAARLAIEGTLLLQFHSLEAILRQGQWNALRHGHYAYYSLTSVVPLLAAVGLRVVTAWEFDLYGGTVLLAARRDGRPDAAVQRILEREAAAGVTDPAVSARLQQAVDLDASALHAHLSDQKRSGRTVFGYGAASRAVALLAVAGVDAELLAGVADASRAKQGRRMPGSGVPVISPEQLVAADPDEVLLLLPDLLPEVERNYPALAGRWRVHRVPEHSADDGLGT, encoded by the coding sequence ATGCCCGTTGGACGGTGCCGCGCCTGCACCGCGGTCGACCCGGTGGTGGTGCTGGACCTCGGGACGCAGCCGGCGGCCGACCACTTCCCGCTGATGACCGACCCGGGACCGGATGCGGCCTTCCCCCTGGCGATGCGGCTCTGCCGGTCGTGCGGGTTGGCGCAGCTCGACGACGACTTGAGCGAAGCCGACGAACCGCGCGCGGTCGAGCCGGAGGCCCTGCGGCTGCAGGCCGCCCAGGCCGTCGGACTCGTCGAGCGCGCCGGGCTCCTGACCGCAGCGCGCACGGTCGCCGAGTTCGGCTCGCCGCACGGCGGCAGTGTTGTGCCGCTGTTCACCGCTCGCGGGTTGACCGAGGTGCCCGGTGGCCCGGCCGATGTGGTGTTCGATTCGTTCGGGATGATGCACGAGGCGGACCAGGCCGATGCCGTCGGTCGCCGGGCGGCCCGGCTGGCGATCGAGGGGACGTTGTTGCTGCAGTTCCACTCGCTCGAGGCCATCCTCCGCCAGGGGCAGTGGAATGCGTTGCGGCACGGGCACTATGCCTACTACTCGCTGACCTCCGTTGTCCCGTTGCTGGCCGCGGTCGGACTGCGGGTGGTCACCGCCTGGGAATTCGACCTGTACGGCGGGACGGTCCTGCTGGCGGCGCGGCGGGACGGCCGGCCGGACGCCGCGGTGCAGCGGATCCTGGAACGCGAGGCCGCAGCCGGGGTCACGGACCCGGCGGTGTCGGCTCGCCTGCAGCAGGCGGTCGACCTGGACGCGTCCGCCCTGCATGCCCATCTGAGCGACCAGAAGCGCAGCGGCAGAACGGTTTTCGGCTACGGCGCGGCGTCCCGGGCAGTGGCCCTGTTGGCCGTGGCCGGGGTCGATGCCGAGCTGCTGGCGGGCGTGGCCGACGCGTCGCGGGCGAAGCAGGGACGGCGGATGCCCGGCAGTGGCGTGCCGGTGATCAGTCCGGAGCAGCTGGTCGCGGCCGACCCGGACGAGGTGCTGCTGTTGCTGCCCGATCTGCTTCCCGAGGTCGAGCGCAACTATCCGGCGCTGGCCGGACGATGGCGCGTGCATCGGGTCCCGGAGCACTCCGCCGACGATGGGCTCGGGACATGA
- a CDS encoding acyltransferase, which translates to MDLWFLTAGAVVNSLLGSTLVPRVIRGLGYRALGVRTATSNIFPGLTVGGRLRNLTIGRMTFLNRDCFIECVGAVDIGEGCQFGPQVTILTSHHGRNADGTISRRATARPVVIGDRVWLGARSVVVPGVTIGSDVAIAAGAVVVKDCLEPGLYAGVPARWVSAGGSSAPEPASQWAGPKHRSGVVGGLEE; encoded by the coding sequence GTGGACCTTTGGTTCCTGACCGCCGGGGCGGTCGTCAACTCGTTGCTGGGCAGCACATTGGTGCCGCGGGTGATCCGGGGGCTCGGGTACCGAGCCCTCGGCGTCCGCACCGCCACCAGCAACATCTTTCCTGGCCTGACGGTCGGCGGGCGGCTGCGGAACCTCACCATCGGTCGGATGACCTTCCTGAACCGTGACTGCTTCATCGAATGCGTCGGCGCCGTCGATATCGGCGAGGGCTGCCAGTTCGGTCCCCAGGTCACCATCCTGACGTCTCATCACGGCCGGAACGCCGATGGGACCATCTCGAGGCGCGCGACGGCTCGGCCGGTGGTCATCGGTGACCGGGTCTGGCTCGGAGCTCGCAGCGTGGTGGTGCCGGGCGTGACGATCGGCAGCGATGTCGCGATCGCCGCCGGCGCGGTGGTGGTCAAGGATTGCCTGGAGCCGGGCCTTTACGCGGGTGTTCCGGCACGTTGGGTATCCGCCGGAGGCTCGAGCGCGCCCGAGCCGGCGAGTCAATGGGCCGGCCCGAAACACCGGTCGGGAGTCGTTGGAGGACTGGAGGAATGA